The DNA sequence TCATTGATACTTATGGTGGGTGGGGTGCACATGGAGGCGGTGCCTTCTCTGGAAAGGACCCTACTAAGGTTGATAGAAGTGGTGCGTATGTTGCAAGACAAGCAGCAAAGAGTATTGTAGCAAGTGGACTTGCACGCAGGTGTATTGTTCAAGTCTCCTATGCGATTGGTGTTCCAGACCCATTGTCAGTTTTTATTGACAGTTATGGAACTGGAAAGATTCCCGACAAGGAGATTCTTGAACTTGTGAAGGAGAATTTTGACTTCAGGCCTGGAATGATCACCATTAACTTGGATCTCAAGAGGGGTGGCCACAGGTTCCTCAAGACAGCTGCATATGGACACTTTGGAAGGGAGGACCCTGACTTCACCTGGGAAGTTGTCAAGCCACTCAAGTGGGAGAGGCCTCAAAATTAAGCTTTTGTTGGATGATTATCCATGCAGTAGAATTTGGATCGAAATTCACTGTATGTGTACCCCCTTGTTTGGCTGTTTGCTCTGGAGGGGGTCAATTTTTACCCATTAAAATAAAGTGTTTTGGTACACAATTTTTATATCCAACAATTGTTTTATGTTTACTtctgtatttatttaaataattataaatttaagtgagattataaattattattaggtaatgaaaaaaatttgaagatcGAGTATTGTATGCACCTATCATCaaggaaagaataaaacaaaaataagtggTACTTGGTATTTGATTACACTGTCACAATTAacctaaattgaaaataatgcaAATACTAAATAAAAGGGAAGTTTATAACactaattttcaatttcatctacCTTTTCAACCTGCatcttttgaataaattttatttccatATTATTTGCAAgcaaaatatttacaatttctaTAGAATATTCACAACATTACACATAATCAGTACGATCACCATCATTAATTATTACATCATGCTATAAATGGAGgtataaagaagaaaagggaaAGGGAAAGTGAAAGTGAAAGGAAGAAGATAATGCAGGatcaacaaaaaatttgaagatGAAAAAGGAACAATGAAAAAGGAAGAGGGAAGAAAATGGATGTTCTAAATTTAGGAGTTCATCAAAGtgtgtttttcttatatttgaataagaaaataagatGGAGAAAACAACACATGGAAGTTTGATTATgcatcaaattaatataaaattaattttctaatacAAAATCAATACGTGTTTGATtcccaaaattaattaaaaggtCAAAAATCACGTCGCTGAACCAAACACAAATCTTAAAGACcataactttcttttttaaaattgacttatttcgtgatcaaatatttttattaaaaaaactaacaattaaaatttttttagtacaTTTTTGTGggaattttattcttataatttaaataagtcCAAACATGGTACAACCCTAGACAGTtgatatttcattataattacCATTGTACGAACTCGTCGTTTAATCAAAGGCGAGTGCAATATTCCACACAAGTATTACACTAAAATAATCCtaccaaataaagtttgaaGTAGAGTGGCATCTACATACATTGTACAAACATGACCATATAATGACAACAAATACGTAAATAATATTGCACAGTTTAGCTAATACAAAGAACCAATCCTACAGAAAATCTCAGTCATTCAGTCTATGAACGAACATTTCATTACCTATCAAGTTTTATTGAGTTGCAAGTTAATGGACCTTAGCTTGTTCCAAAGTCCAAAGTTTCCCATCTGAAGGGTCGGAACATACATATTACTTCAGGAGAGCTCTTAAACAGAAGGGCCACACAGACACATACTGCAGCTATGGCTACCATTGAGAGCATCGCAGGTCTGTACACCAAAGACCTACCTACTGCGGTTCTGCAGGAAATTTTACTGTCACAGAGTTTACAATGCCCTTGGCTAAACCTAACTGCAGGCTTTCCAATCTCAAAGCTAGTGGATGACTCATTTTGCTTCTGGTTTGTATTGCTCTCTGTCGTGTTACTTGGAATTTCAACAACCACATGAGCTGCTCCATGTCTCTTGTTAATTTTCTTCTGCACCAAGTGAATATAAGCATAGTGACCACGTAAACGTGCATAATCCTCGGGTGTAGAGCCTGTGCTGTCACGAGCGTTTTTCCATGCTTCAATTCCAACCTGTATTAAAAACTCCATATTAACTAACCTGAAAACATTAAGCTCCAGATTTCCAACGGCTTAaaatcagaaaaagaaaaggtgaTTTTTATCAAGATTTCAGCTCATTCAAAGTCAGACAATATTGGTGGCGTGAGTAGTTCTGTAGCTAACCAGGCATACAGATTTTTGTTTTCGGACAACACAGGTTAATGATgcccaaaataataaaaactgcAGTGTGCAATGGTGACAAAAATTCAAATACTGTAACAGCTAAATGCAGCACTTGGATTCAGAATGTGCAAGAGTTAATGCAGTGATGGAGGTGGTCCAAATAAAACTGTGAAGAAAATCTCCGACTTAGTAAAAGTCAATCCTCAGTGATATATAATTTGATGTAGCAGAAACTTTACCATGCAAGGATCATTAGTTAAAGCATCGAGCACATCCTCGGAACCATCTTTCCCAGCTGCTATATGGAGTGGTGTCAAACCAGCTGGACCCACAACATCAGGTCTAAACAAGAAGGTCTTGTTCTCTCCATCAACTAGAGCCTTGACCTCAGGTCCTAGTTCATCTGAAATATTCTCAGGAACATATCTCAAAAGCAACTCCACTAACTGCTTGCTATTTCTTCGTACAGCTTTGTGAAGGAGTCCCATATCTGAAAGTGCAAGATACAAGGAAGGATGATCTCCTGTGTTTACAGTTCCATCAAGCAATAGATTTAGAAGTTTTTTCACTGCTGCACACCAATCATGATCCATGGAAAACTCAATAAGCCACTTGAACCGTTTCAATGGAAAGAGATCAACGGTAGAGTTCAAGTGAACCATCCTTAATTTCAACCGGCTTCTGTGCAGAAGCCAACCCATTTCATGAATAAAATCCATGGCTTGATTTTTGGCTTTAACTTTTCCAGTCCCTTCAATATCAGGGTCAGTTTCACTAATTTCTAGAAGAGGCTCAAGTGTACAGATTTCTGAGCAAACATCCTCCTCCACAACAATGAAAGGAAAAAAGCTGCTACTCAAACCCTGGTCCTCAATCTAGcaaattagaaaaaacaaaagtttcaaaaataaagCTCAGCCACATAGCATTAGTACAACATTTGCCTATCTTAAGATAAAAAATGACACTAGTAAACACATGCATGCTAGTGTCAATAAGAATCAACTGACAGAACTCATGAGTTAGGACATTAGTAATACTTAACAGTAACCAGCGTGAATGAAAGTGTCCCATAcaataaaagtaataacaaGCTAATATATAAGTGTGCTTTTCTTCTTCATGGAAAAACTAGCCTGTTCATCCCTACATTTTAGGGTTGATAATTTGGGAGAATGAAGAAAAAGCACCTCAATAAATCCTCTTCCATTCATCACAGGGACAGAACAAGAAAACTGGACGCACTGAAGTTCATCAGGCTCATTGGAGCCCTGATCCATTGACATATGAGCATCTTCACAGACCAGATATTTCCCTTCTAAAGCACACATTAACCTGATGGTAGGTTTAAGGGTCATATAACATGGTAGTTCAACAAAAACATAGATATATTTAAACGATGTCCTGGAACTCAGATACTCCATAAACCATGCAAAGGATTGAGAATTCACAAAGCAATACCTAGTGGCAGGGCGTATCAGGTTGACACCCTTAACAGAAAATTGAGCTTTCTTTGATGCTGGCACAGCAATTGGACTAACAGTCAAAATCTTGCTATAGTTGTTACTTCTGAAGGGTAAGGAAGTATCTATGACAACTTGACCTGCAGCATGAAAATTGCCGTAAGAAAAACAATCAGTCATAATGACATATAAATACTGATATTCATGAATAATATAGTTATTTCAAACATAAATCACATAACAGCAATGTAGACTGTTGACAGCATTAGAAGTCCCATAGAACAATATTAATGCTCAAAGCAATCCACCACGTAAAGTTATATATGTGGTTAAGACATAAGttaaatatagataaatgaGTTTAACATAGATGACTAGTAACAGCAACTTGAAACTTGTACACATAATACACTagattattgaaaaataaatctgaCTCCTGTTATCTTGATCCCCTAAAAACAACAATGACAAAAAACAAGACATGGCAAGAGACCATTAAAAATGAAGGCCATCTGATGCTGCACCCTGATGTGAACCCATCCATTTCTCCAAAAAGTGTCATCAGAGACATCCAACAGCCTATTCAAACTGGAAGTCAGATCATAGCAAAGCTGCAAAGAAGGGGGTAAAGTATACAAGGTCAAGAGTGTCCCAGTTAAAATACAAAACCACgtgtaaatagttttataaggAATAGACTTACTTCCTCCCACGAAGCCTCAGCCTGACGCAGATAAATGGTCAAAACAATACAACCGGGCCTTATGTAGCTCTCCATATCAGTAGGACTGTGAGATAACCAGTCAAGAATCTGGCAATTGAAACCCTCAAGTGTTATTAAATTTCAAGTAAAAGACAATAATAAGTCAGTGGCTATGGAACGCATAAAGTACCTGTGCTCTAAGTACAAGAGGAAAATCATTTGGCTCTTTACCAAAGAGCTTAAAAACAATTCGATCTGTGCGACTCTGAAAGATCAGAAAAAAAGTTAAccattaaataaatgaaaacaatctcaataataattaaatgcaTAAAAAAGGAATCAACAACCCAAGTAAAAGATGGGGAATATTTTTGTGCTTTCTTGTCAAAGATTTTGTTTTGGGCTGCGGGAGGGGGCACAAGAGGGTTAAATAAAACACGGGAAGGAGTAGATAGCTAAATACATGAGCAAAGAAATTTCATGTTTTCAGAAGGCATAGGGAAAGCAGTTgcaataaaaactatttttcccTTTAAACTTAGCAACAGCAGACTCGGCCTATCACTGGCTTGAGGTAACAGCTTTGTAGCCCAGCGGCTAAATGAAGCAGTTCACCGTTTTTATAGTTTTACAATCAAACTGGCACCAAGGTGGCATCAGAAGTCTATGAACCAAGACAATACACTTCCTTAAGTCCATATTATATTACACGGTAATTTCTATCCTTTTTTCTATTGAAAATCACATAATTATGGGAatgaattgtgttttttttttttgtatggaCAGTGTAGAAAAGAACAAGTACACTATAGAATAGCCAATTCAAAGTAATGCAACAAGACAAACATACCTGAGCTTCTCCACTGGAACTAGAAGGAGACTGGGCAGAAGCAGAATCAGAATTTCCACTTGTTTGAGGTGGACTTGACTGATGAGAATCTTGTTGTGCCCATGGGTAATCAAGAGAGCTAGTTACAAGGTTTGTTGAGACAGGCAATCTTTCTAGATCTTCCATACCATCATCTGAGTCAATATATATGTCattcaaatcaaaattattCATCTTGATCTGTCCAGCAGTACTGTCTCTGGCTTCTGAGTAGGTCGGAGGACTGTTTGACATGCTAGGCTTTATAGAAGATGTAATTTGCTGATCAGAGGCCCTAGCATCATGTGCCTGCATTACTTGTTGCTGCAGTTTAGCCATGGACACAGCTTCATGCTGTCTTGTAACAGTTGGGGAGCCTTGAGAACCATTGGAGAATAAAGTTGACACCATCTCTGACTTCTTTGATGAACCACCTTCTCTCAACAAATTCTCTGGTTCTTGCAAAAGGTTAGAAATGCTCTTGCCCCCTTGCTCGCCATTCTGACTAGCAAGACTCCTCAGAATATGAGTTAGTAGATCCTGATCTGTAGTCTGATTTGACCTGTCAGCTATAATTCAATTAAAGAATCAATTATCCATCCCCTAAAAACTTCTCAGTTGTAGCAGAAGTACAGATCAGAAAAATGAACGTGAATAGTCTTATTAAGCAAACACAATTTAGATgtcataaaactaaaagatCGCAAATGTCAGACTAACCATATGCAGCAATAAATATGTGCTTAAAATAATTAGTCTAATGAGATCATATAACATCACATAAGATTGACACTACTGATTAATATTATGCACTGTATCTCCACATTGCTTAAGAAATTCCAAGTGGAATAAAGTTGTTTTGTCAAATAATTTGTCACGGATTTATATTATCATAGGTACTCTTTCTAGTGCAATGTGGAAATATAGTGCATAATATTAATCAGTAGTGAACATAATCAGGCTTTTAACAAGGCCTAAAACGTAAGTGCCTAAAAAACAAAGACAccaattggaaaaaaaaattcaaatagcAAATAATCACCAGGTCGGAGTTctaatttagatttattttattgccCTCTCCTCAGGAAAGTTGACAGAACAAAAAGATGATTGGGCCTGACCAGCAATTAAAGCACTAGAAATAGATTTCAGATGCTAATTACTAAAAGTAGATGTTGTCACAAGTAGGAAGAGCAAAGGTTTAGGACAACCTTCCAGTGCATCAGCAAGAGCAACAGGAAGTTTAATTGAATTAGTAACTCATTCAAAAGAAATACTTAGCATTTTATGAGAGTTTAATAACAAGACAGTGCATCTAATtaccaaaattgaaaaaacatttGTCCCACAATTTGTCCGTCAACATACCTACAAATTcttattagttaaaattaaccTTGAGATGAGGGCTTGCTAGGTAAAGATAAAAATCAAGCCCAAACCATTTCTGTTGCCCTCTCCTAACCTGCTAGACATCCTTCTTCTAGAAAGctaacatatattatatatcaataattttagtCATCTTTTAACATATTCGGTCCCTGATAAGgcaaggaataaaaaaaaaaacacttaaaatccACAACAGTCCCAATCTTGTTATCCATTTGTCACACTACTTTCCAAAGAAATTAAGGGCAACCCAAAGAAATTACTCCATGCATCTTTCTGCTAAAGCAATGCATTGGTTTAGTTACAACTTGCCATTAATTTAGGTGAAAATTTGGCCTATAGTAATGTCTTGCTTCAAAAAAATACAGGTTTTATATACCATATTTGTTCATCCTTTCAAACTAGAGAAACAAGAACCAAGCAATGCCATACATAAAATAATCAAGCATATCACATGGAATCAACTGCTCTGGGCGCTAGATACAAAGATTAAAGAAATACTCACAGTGCATATTTGAAAGTATCTTCAATAAACTTATCAACAGATAGCTACTAGTCTGATCATCATTTAATGAACTTCCACTAGGAACAGGTTCGTGATTAGTTTTCCTTCTTCGTTTATTATGTCCCGCCAAGCGTCTTCTGCAGCttctctttccttcatcaaaCTCTTGAAGCATGTGAAACCTGTTGATAGAGTGCCGTAAACTTTATATGCttgcatgaaaataaataacaaacgATTGTTTGAAGGACAGCCAAAAGATACTGATTGTGATATTCAGTtgtatcaaattattatttataagttTCAAGATTTACTACATCTTCGCATCGTAATTAATACCATTTATTCCCTTTAAACTAACTGCAAACAAGTTAAACAAATTCGAACTGATCAACTGCAGAAAAAGCtgaaaccaaaaaataaagagCGGAAAATTACCTACTACATTGTTGACAGAATCTCTGCATTGCGTTTCCGACAAGTGCCCTACTGGCCTTGGAATGCATCTCACAAACTTTATGTCGTCTGTGATAATCCTTAGCTTTGCTCAGATCAGCACTGCAGTCCTCCACCTGACAAACAGCTCGATTTGAAGTACTTCCAGATACTCTACTCTTCTTCCCATTCATACCATCCCAGCTCGCAACTTCCCTATCCACCCCTGCAGAAGCATGCCCACCAAGCTTTAAACTAAGAGGACCCGCTTCCTCATTCAAACCATCATCCTCCAGCACAATAACTCTCCTTTTCTTGTCCCCTTCCTTGTTCCCCTTGGGATCCCTAGGATCTAGTTCCTCAGAGCAGGAAGAACTGTTGGAGGGACCTCCAACCACCGGGATCCCAGACCCTAGAGGGAAAAACTGCTGTCCCACTCCCACACCATCCGCTGGCACTGGATTCAACCGGCTTGCTATGAACAGATCGCCATCCCATCTCCAATCATTCAAGTCCCACTCCGAGGACCTCTTCCCCACACCCCTCAAATCCGACGAAGCACCCACGCCAAAAAAATGATAAGCTTCCGCACCAAATCTAGCCTCCATGGTCACAACCAAAAACCCCGGTCACTAAAATCCTCAACTTAATTCACTCACAGTACAAAGTTAACCACACGGAATCACAACCAATTAACCTTACTTCCACCCCAACAGTCCCAAAAATAGTAACCCCACGCAACCATGGTTCCAATTAAGCACAATCTGCATGACAACCAAAACTTCCAATTTCCAAAGTCAACCAGAGTCCTTGCTTAGCTCAAGTACCAAGCCACAACCCACAACCTCCCCTCCCTatcttcaacaaaaaaaaaaagtttatctaCAAAAACAccagaaagaaaaattaaaacattaaaaaaggCTAATAAAGTACAATTcaagaagaaattaaagatgaaGCGAGGAGAAATATACCTGTACGTCTTAGGTTCGGCGTGAGAAGCAACGCAGATCGGCGGCGAGTGGATGTCGGTAAGTGAGCACGCGAATGGCGAACAGGTTCTGTGGACGGGAACGGTGTTTCTGGTGCTGCTGTTGATGATGATTGCGATGTGAAtgtgaattttatttcttttttattttccctgTGAGAAGGTACGGTGGTATGGTTTGATATTctatggaaaaataaaaataataatagtaatattaataataaataataataaatggtGGTGGGATTGGGAACAGTACACCCCACCAGACACATAGTGGTGGGCCAGTTGCACACACTGCGTGTCCCTCGCTCTTTACGTTATGGAAGGAGGTCCCAAAAACATTAACGAAAGATGCCTTTGCTTTCCTAACCCTGCACCCGCTGCACCAGATCCACGCCGTTCATCTTCGTTAAGTAAACGTCACATTCTTCCACTCCTCTGCAACAGTTTTTTCCCTATCATCACCACATGCCAACCACGTGTGGCCGCTACACGACACACTCTTTAGCCCCTTTCTCATTACTACTCTAATTGAATTTTAATCACACTCCTACTACTATGCTATGTCTAACCCTTAATTATGTTACCATTATTATCTCCACCTTCTCATTATCTATGTTGATTGATTAGTCAGACGTTATTCATAATTTCTAACTCTGCCTAAATACTAGTActgtataatataaaaaatgagattaaatttATGCATTCACAAATATCTTCCACTTTAAACTGATGtattcaattaatatttaattaatgataaaaagttTCCTTACTAACACATGCAGATGTATCGGGTATCTTTTTCCTAGTTAAGATTTCTTTTCATGAATGATGTGGAATTGGAAAGTTTATTTCTTTATCGTATAAACAAATCTTTTAGTCTGAAAAAGAGAACATTTTCCACGTCCCTTCTAATGCCATCCATTCTTTTAAATTGTCTTTTATGAGTTGGGGGCGAAGATAAcgttttatattcatttatgttTCAATGTTTTTAtcgtaaaaataatataataacgaAATTCGGTATAACATTTTACCTGTGTAGCCAAAATTATTTAAGGTTGCTAActtcaaatcaattttagacaGCTAATTTGATattgtttgaatattttaaaatttaaataaaaatttcttttagaGAAAAACCTTGAAATAAACATTCtatttattacataataatatattcttttaaaacatacaaatgaaaataacaaaaatcaggaaaataatagattatataCCTGTTGGGTTTAGATTTTTATCATTCAGGAGTTTACTTTGCTTGAAAATCAACAGACAGTACcctatattattaatataaaataattaatgagatAAAACTTTTCCAAATGAtgacaattataaattattttatgaaaattgaaatcaaacGTATTTATTGATGCGaaatattaaaacttaaaattaaaaatcaaattcaaattatcCATGTTTTGATACACACCTGAAAGGTCTACGAACCCATCAGGTAAatgatttaaattcaaataaaccaCCACTTAAAAAGATTCGGTCAAATAATCAGATAGCCGGTcaaaatagataagaaaaaaaaaacttaagaaattaatacttttctaaaacaaaacctaaatattagtttttcatttttagttttatacataaatttgtcattataaacaaatataatgtgtattatttaaattttagtacgataagatgttttattttaatttttacatagaTTTTTATTCTATacttattattactaataaatattatgtatagtactaaaattaaaatttccaatttaaaTGTGataacatgttttattttaaaaaatattattaaaaatattgtgaatttgtATAATTCTGCAAATCAATGTTTTGCATAATTATGCAGATCAATTCATTCGCCCAACGAGTAGACTTGTCGAGTGAATAAGCAAATGTACACAATTCTGCAGAAGCTGATTTaagcaaaattatatttattcaaccAATATATACAACTCCAAAACCTCTACAGAGACCATTCGAGTATCAAACATTAATTCTATCAAAATATTTACACCAATTGCATCCAATTACACCTATAGCATGCAATTATTCTcaaacaacaaagaaaaccTAAGTATTTATCGTTTTCAAACATCACAACTCAGTTCACATATCAAACATATCAGTCAATTAcagaataatcatataataacatTTCTAACAGGTTTGTGAGACATGACAAATATTAGCTTTCCTTGAGATACTATACAGACAGTTCACAGAGAGTTCTAATACACCTCACAACCCGACAAAGTCCCCAACTCTCCTCTGTTTGAGAAATT is a window from the Vigna unguiculata cultivar IT97K-499-35 chromosome 7, ASM411807v1, whole genome shotgun sequence genome containing:
- the LOC114192105 gene encoding squamosa promoter-binding-like protein 1, yielding MEARFGAEAYHFFGVGASSDLRGVGKRSSEWDLNDWRWDGDLFIASRLNPVPADGVGVGQQFFPLGSGIPVVGGPSNSSSCSEELDPRDPKGNKEGDKKRRVIVLEDDGLNEEAGPLSLKLGGHASAGVDREVASWDGMNGKKSRVSGSTSNRAVCQVEDCSADLSKAKDYHRRHKVCEMHSKASRALVGNAMQRFCQQCSRFHMLQEFDEGKRSCRRRLAGHNKRRRKTNHEPVPSGSSLNDDQTSSYLLISLLKILSNMHSDRSNQTTDQDLLTHILRSLASQNGEQGGKSISNLLQEPENLLREGGSSKKSEMVSTLFSNGSQGSPTVTRQHEAVSMAKLQQQVMQAHDARASDQQITSSIKPSMSNSPPTYSEARDSTAGQIKMNNFDLNDIYIDSDDGMEDLERLPVSTNLVTSSLDYPWAQQDSHQSSPPQTSGNSDSASAQSPSSSSGEAQSRTDRIVFKLFGKEPNDFPLVLRAQILDWLSHSPTDMESYIRPGCIVLTIYLRQAEASWEELCYDLTSSLNRLLDVSDDTFWRNGWVHIRVQHQMAFIFNGQVVIDTSLPFRSNNYSKILTVSPIAVPASKKAQFSVKGVNLIRPATRLMCALEGKYLVCEDAHMSMDQGSNEPDELQCVQFSCSVPVMNGRGFIEIEDQGLSSSFFPFIVVEEDVCSEICTLEPLLEISETDPDIEGTGKVKAKNQAMDFIHEMGWLLHRSRLKLRMVHLNSTVDLFPLKRFKWLIEFSMDHDWCAAVKKLLNLLLDGTVNTGDHPSLYLALSDMGLLHKAVRRNSKQLVELLLRYVPENISDELGPEVKALVDGENKTFLFRPDVVGPAGLTPLHIAAGKDGSEDVLDALTNDPCMVGIEAWKNARDSTGSTPEDYARLRGHYAYIHLVQKKINKRHGAAHVVVEIPSNTTESNTNQKQNESSTSFEIGKPAVRFSQGHCKLCDSKISCRTAVGRSLVYRPAMLSMVAIAAVCVCVALLFKSSPEVICMFRPFRWETLDFGTS